In one Flexibacter flexilis DSM 6793 genomic region, the following are encoded:
- the yidC gene encoding membrane protein insertase YidC, translating into MDRNQLTGLLLIFLMLLVYFQFIAPKPEELPEVKNKISADSLAAVRAAAPALPASDQALSDSALKAKYSVAYGEFTPALRGEEKKVVLENKDIRVTLSTLGGKITSVLLKNYKTYDQKPLLLTEKNNSSCNLQLPTAAGNIDLSKLYFVAQNTSANAAAFRLEVAQGRFVEQTYSLGAEGFTLDYDLKVNGISLNQPARLVWQERLKNFEKDPEQSRNAATINYLAADGFDHLSATASGEEKEDVTAVKWVAFKQKFFNMALVSEGAPFEKGEVRTNITSAISNNYIKTAEATLFIPAADLNAGKANFKYYFGPNQYSILKSTEIEDFSKNVELGLPVINWINRFVVIPVFHLLEKSISNYGIIIVILVLLIKLVLFPLSYKSYVSMAKMKVLKPELDEIKEKHGDDMAAAQQDQMKLYGQVGVSPFSGCIPLLLQMPVLLAMFNFFPNSIELRQQAFLWAGDLSVYDSILDLPFKIPSYGSHVSLFTILMTASTLVLTWFNNQTSTVAGPMQYMSYIMPVVFMFILNSLPAGLSFYYLVSNVVSIGQQMLIRNFVDEGAIRRKLDETREKNANKPKSSFQQRIEQAMRNADQAKKSQK; encoded by the coding sequence ATGGATAGGAACCAACTCACTGGACTATTGCTCATTTTCTTGATGCTTTTAGTCTATTTCCAGTTTATTGCTCCCAAACCTGAGGAGTTACCAGAGGTAAAGAATAAGATTTCGGCAGATAGTTTGGCCGCAGTTCGGGCAGCTGCTCCCGCTTTGCCTGCCAGCGACCAAGCACTTAGCGACTCGGCCTTAAAAGCCAAATATTCAGTAGCTTATGGCGAATTTACACCAGCTTTGCGCGGTGAAGAAAAAAAAGTAGTGCTCGAAAACAAAGATATTCGTGTTACACTGAGCACTTTGGGCGGTAAAATCACTTCGGTTTTGCTTAAAAACTATAAGACTTACGACCAAAAGCCGCTTTTGCTTACCGAGAAAAACAATAGCTCTTGCAACTTACAACTTCCGACAGCCGCAGGCAATATTGATTTGTCAAAGCTGTATTTCGTAGCGCAAAACACGTCGGCTAATGCGGCGGCTTTCCGCTTGGAAGTGGCGCAAGGTCGTTTTGTAGAACAAACGTACTCGCTTGGAGCAGAAGGTTTTACATTGGATTATGACTTGAAAGTAAACGGCATCAGCCTTAACCAACCTGCGCGTTTGGTGTGGCAAGAACGCCTCAAAAACTTTGAGAAAGACCCAGAACAAAGCCGCAACGCCGCCACAATCAATTACTTAGCTGCCGACGGTTTCGACCATTTGTCAGCTACAGCCAGCGGCGAGGAGAAAGAAGATGTAACTGCCGTGAAATGGGTTGCTTTCAAACAAAAGTTCTTTAACATGGCTCTTGTGTCGGAAGGCGCACCATTCGAGAAAGGCGAGGTTCGTACGAACATTACTTCTGCGATTTCTAACAACTACATCAAAACCGCAGAGGCGACACTTTTCATTCCTGCTGCCGACCTTAACGCAGGCAAAGCCAATTTCAAATACTATTTTGGGCCAAACCAATACAGTATCCTGAAATCGACAGAAATCGAAGACTTTTCTAAAAACGTAGAATTAGGTCTGCCTGTTATCAACTGGATTAACCGTTTCGTCGTAATTCCAGTGTTCCATTTGCTCGAAAAGTCGATTAGCAACTACGGCATTATCATTGTTATTTTGGTATTGCTTATCAAATTGGTATTGTTCCCACTTTCTTATAAGTCTTATGTTTCGATGGCCAAAATGAAGGTTTTGAAGCCAGAACTTGACGAAATCAAAGAAAAACACGGCGACGATATGGCCGCCGCCCAACAAGACCAAATGAAACTGTACGGCCAAGTGGGCGTAAGTCCGTTTAGTGGTTGTATTCCGTTGTTGTTGCAAATGCCTGTGTTATTGGCGATGTTCAACTTCTTCCCGAACTCTATCGAATTGCGCCAACAGGCTTTCTTGTGGGCAGGTGATTTGTCCGTGTACGATTCTATTTTGGATTTACCTTTCAAAATTCCAAGCTACGGCTCGCACGTGAGTTTGTTCACTATCTTGATGACGGCTTCTACGTTGGTGCTTACGTGGTTCAACAACCAAACTTCTACGGTGGCAGGCCCAATGCAATACATGTCGTACATTATGCCTGTGGTGTTCATGTTCATTCTTAACTCGTTGCCTGCTGGTTTGAGTTTCTACTACTTGGTTTCCAACGTAGTAAGTATCGGTCAACAAATGCTTATCCGCAACTTTGTAGATGAAGGAGCTATCCGCCGCAAATTGGACGAAACACGCGAGAAAAACGCCAATAAGCCGAAATCTTCGTTCCAGCAACGCATCGAACAAGCCATGCGCAATGCTGACCAAGCGAAAAAATCGCAAAAATAA
- a CDS encoding CTP synthase: MSITKYIFVTGGVTSSLGKGIISASLAKLLQSRGLSVTIQKFDPYLNIDPGTLNPYEHGECYVTDDGAETDLDLGHYERFLNIATSQANNITTGRIYNNVITRERRGDYLGKTVQVIPHITDEIKRNFFLLGNTGQYDIVITEIGGCVGDIESLPFIEAVRQARWELGEHNALVIHLTLVPYLKSAGELKTKPTQHSVKTLLEAGIQPDILVCRTEHHLPQEIRRKLALFCNVHINSVIESIDAETIYDVPLLMKKEKLDERVISKMRLTPKQETNIESWRDFLGRLKNPTEEVNIALVGKYVELHDAYKSIAEAFIHAGAANECKVNLHWIKAEDLVSWETTVSTLSKVDGILVAPGFGERGIEGKINAVRYARENNVPFFGICLGMQCAVVEFSRNVLGLKDAASTEMNPDTPNPVISIMESQKDVTMKGGTMRLGAYRCELQKGSKAYQAYGKAEISERHRHRYEFNSDYRDQIEAAGMIASGINPDTGLVEIIELKDHVWFVGAQYHPELKSTVLNPHPLFVKFVRVALETYKAKHLAEHR; the protein is encoded by the coding sequence ATGTCCATCACAAAATACATCTTCGTTACGGGCGGCGTTACTTCGTCGTTAGGAAAAGGGATTATTTCGGCTTCTTTGGCCAAACTCCTTCAGTCGCGTGGTCTTTCGGTTACCATTCAGAAATTTGACCCTTATCTGAACATTGACCCAGGAACACTTAATCCTTATGAGCATGGAGAGTGCTATGTTACGGACGATGGCGCAGAAACTGACCTTGATTTAGGACATTATGAGCGTTTCCTTAACATTGCTACCTCACAAGCCAACAACATCACCACAGGCCGCATTTACAACAACGTGATTACGCGCGAGCGTCGCGGCGATTACTTGGGCAAAACCGTTCAGGTCATTCCACACATCACCGACGAAATCAAACGCAACTTCTTTTTGTTGGGCAACACAGGCCAATACGACATTGTGATTACCGAAATCGGTGGTTGTGTCGGCGATATTGAGTCTTTGCCGTTCATTGAGGCCGTGCGTCAGGCGCGTTGGGAACTGGGCGAACATAACGCCTTAGTCATTCACCTTACTTTAGTGCCGTACCTTAAATCCGCAGGCGAACTAAAGACCAAACCAACCCAACATTCCGTAAAAACATTGTTGGAAGCAGGGATTCAGCCTGATATTTTGGTTTGTCGCACGGAGCATCATTTGCCGCAAGAGATTCGCCGCAAATTGGCTTTGTTCTGCAATGTGCATATCAATTCTGTGATAGAATCCATTGACGCAGAGACTATTTACGATGTGCCTTTGCTCATGAAAAAAGAAAAATTGGACGAGCGTGTTATTTCCAAAATGCGCCTTACGCCCAAGCAAGAAACCAATATCGAGAGTTGGCGCGACTTTTTGGGTCGTCTCAAAAATCCAACCGAAGAGGTAAACATTGCGTTGGTGGGCAAATACGTGGAGTTGCACGACGCTTATAAATCAATTGCTGAAGCCTTTATACACGCAGGCGCGGCCAACGAGTGCAAAGTGAATTTGCATTGGATTAAGGCCGAAGATTTGGTTTCGTGGGAAACAACTGTTTCGACACTTTCCAAAGTAGATGGAATTTTGGTTGCTCCAGGTTTTGGGGAAAGAGGTATCGAAGGCAAAATAAACGCGGTTCGCTACGCACGCGAAAACAATGTTCCGTTCTTTGGAATTTGTTTGGGAATGCAATGTGCCGTAGTGGAATTTTCGCGTAACGTACTGGGGCTGAAAGATGCCGCTTCTACGGAAATGAACCCCGACACGCCAAATCCTGTGATTTCTATTATGGAAAGCCAAAAAGATGTAACGATGAAAGGCGGCACGATGCGTTTGGGCGCGTACCGTTGCGAGTTGCAAAAAGGCTCTAAAGCATATCAGGCTTACGGCAAAGCCGAAATTTCGGAACGCCATCGCCACCGCTACGAATTTAACAGCGATTACCGCGACCAAATCGAGGCGGCGGGTATGATTGCTTCGGGTATCAATCCTGATACGGGTTTAGTAGAAATAATCGAACTAAAAGACCATGTTTGGTTTGTGGGCGCACAATATCACCCCGAACTTAAGAGTACAGTTTTGAATCCACACCCTTTATTTGTTAAGTTTGTGCGCGTTGCGCTCGAAACGTACAAAGCCAAGCATTTGGCTGAGCATAGATAA